The proteins below come from a single Tenuifilum thalassicum genomic window:
- the rsxC gene encoding electron transport complex subunit RsxC — MLKTFSKGGVHPPENKFSADKPIEVLPLPKKVSIPISQHIGAPASIIVAKGDKVKVGQLIAKSSGFVSANIHSSVSGTVESITPVLDSSGYKRPAITIAVEGDEWEPTIDRSPNLKREISIDAQEIVKKIAEAGIVGLGGATFPSHVKLSVPDGKKAEVLIINGVECEPYLTSDHRLMLEKGHELMVGIQILMKALGVTKAMIGIENNKPDAIKYLTDISEEYQGVTVHALKVKYPQGGEKQLIKALINREVPSGALPIEVGAVVHNVGTAFAAYEAVQKNKPLIERVVTVTGKNLPKPSNFLVRIGTPVDELIEAAGGLPEDTAKVVNGGPMMGKAVSDISIPVTKGTSGIIVFPAKESKRKTEGLCIRCAKCVSACPMGLEPYLLIRMSQRMMFEEMEHEHVLDCMECGSCSFECPANLPLLDYIRLGKTEVNKIVRSRKN; from the coding sequence ATGTTGAAGACATTTTCCAAAGGTGGCGTTCATCCGCCCGAAAATAAATTCTCAGCAGATAAACCAATTGAGGTGCTACCACTGCCTAAAAAGGTGAGCATACCTATTTCACAACATATTGGTGCACCAGCTTCAATTATAGTTGCAAAAGGCGATAAGGTTAAAGTAGGGCAGCTTATAGCTAAAAGTTCTGGATTTGTTTCGGCAAATATCCATTCATCGGTTTCTGGAACAGTGGAATCAATTACTCCTGTGCTCGACAGTTCAGGGTATAAACGCCCAGCCATAACAATTGCTGTTGAAGGAGATGAATGGGAACCTACCATTGACCGCTCGCCCAATTTGAAGCGTGAAATAAGTATTGATGCTCAGGAGATTGTTAAAAAGATTGCCGAAGCTGGTATAGTTGGGCTTGGTGGTGCAACTTTCCCTTCGCATGTTAAGCTTTCGGTACCCGATGGGAAAAAGGCCGAGGTTCTTATTATCAACGGAGTTGAATGTGAGCCTTACTTAACCTCCGACCATCGACTTATGCTTGAGAAGGGGCATGAGCTAATGGTTGGTATTCAAATATTAATGAAGGCGTTAGGCGTTACTAAAGCCATGATTGGTATTGAAAACAACAAGCCTGATGCAATTAAATATCTTACTGATATTTCAGAGGAGTACCAAGGAGTAACCGTTCATGCATTAAAGGTAAAATACCCACAAGGAGGTGAGAAGCAGCTTATAAAAGCGCTTATTAATAGAGAGGTACCTTCTGGCGCATTACCAATTGAAGTAGGAGCTGTTGTTCATAATGTGGGAACAGCCTTTGCAGCCTATGAGGCTGTGCAGAAGAATAAGCCTCTTATTGAAAGAGTGGTGACTGTAACCGGGAAAAATCTTCCTAAACCTTCTAACTTTTTGGTTCGCATTGGAACGCCTGTAGACGAGCTAATTGAAGCAGCAGGCGGATTACCCGAGGATACTGCAAAGGTTGTAAATGGTGGTCCTATGATGGGAAAAGCGGTAAGCGATATTTCGATTCCTGTTACCAAAGGTACTTCAGGAATAATTGTTTTCCCCGCTAAAGAATCGAAGCGCAAGACCGAAGGCCTTTGCATTCGCTGTGCAAAATGTGTATCGGCCTGTCCTATGGGGTTAGAACCATACCTACTAATTAGAATGAGCCAACGAATGATGTTTGAGGAGATGGAGCATGAGCACGTGCTCGATTGTATGGAGTGTGGCTCATGTAGCTTTGAATGTCCTGCAAATCTTCCTTTGCTCGACTATATTCGATTAGGTAAAACAGAGGTAAATAAAATAGTTCGGAGTCGAAAGAACTAA
- a CDS encoding RnfABCDGE type electron transport complex subunit D has product MDRKLVVSPSPHVHSGLSTSQLMFNVVLALMPAFAVSLYYFGVGALFVTLLSVLSCVAFEYLIQRFILKVRPTITDGSAIVTGLLLAFNVPSNLYWYIIVVGSLFAIGVAKLSFGGLGSNPFNPALAARVFMLISFPVQMTSWPLPIESRLKLIDAATGPTPLAILKEGLKKGDTITQIADQIPSHMQLFMGVMGGSLGEISAIALLLGFAWLLYKKVITWHIPITIFTTIFVFTGILWLINPEKNADPIFHLLTGGVMLGAIFMATDYVTSPMHPKGMIIFGIGIGLLTVIIRVFGAYPEGVSFAILIMNAFVPLLNRYVKPKRFGEEVKRNG; this is encoded by the coding sequence ATGGATCGTAAACTTGTAGTTTCACCATCACCCCACGTTCATAGCGGCTTATCGACAAGTCAGCTTATGTTCAACGTGGTTTTAGCGCTTATGCCGGCATTTGCTGTTTCGCTTTACTATTTTGGCGTAGGTGCTTTATTTGTAACACTGCTTTCTGTATTATCGTGTGTTGCATTTGAGTATTTAATCCAAAGGTTTATACTAAAAGTTCGGCCAACCATTACCGATGGCTCTGCTATTGTTACCGGATTGCTTTTGGCATTTAATGTTCCAAGTAATTTATACTGGTATATAATTGTTGTAGGAAGCCTTTTTGCCATAGGTGTAGCCAAGTTAAGTTTTGGTGGTTTAGGTAGCAATCCTTTTAACCCTGCTCTTGCAGCCCGAGTTTTTATGCTGATATCTTTCCCTGTTCAAATGACAAGCTGGCCTTTACCCATTGAGTCGCGTTTGAAACTAATTGACGCTGCAACAGGTCCCACCCCACTTGCCATACTAAAGGAAGGACTTAAGAAAGGAGATACAATTACACAAATTGCCGATCAGATTCCTTCACACATGCAGCTTTTTATGGGAGTTATGGGGGGATCGTTAGGTGAAATCTCTGCCATCGCACTTCTTCTTGGATTTGCATGGTTACTTTACAAAAAGGTTATTACATGGCATATTCCAATAACAATCTTTACAACCATATTTGTATTTACTGGTATTCTGTGGTTGATTAATCCAGAAAAAAATGCCGACCCAATATTCCATCTTCTAACTGGTGGTGTTATGCTTGGTGCCATATTCATGGCAACCGATTATGTGACATCGCCAATGCACCCAAAAGGAATGATAATTTTTGGTATTGGAATTGGGTTGTTGACTGTAATTATCAGAGTTTTTGGGGCATATCCCGAAGGTGTTTCGTTTGCTATTCTTATTATGAACGCCTTTGTACCCCTATTAAACCGCTATGTTAAACCAAAACGCTTTGGAGAGGAGGTTAAACGAAATGGCTAA
- a CDS encoding RnfABCDGE type electron transport complex subunit G, translating into MAKVESSFKNMALTLLVITAVASAALGLVYQVTKEPIELAQQAKINNAIKAVLPAFDNQPANESYTVRVDGGELTFYPATKNGEQVGVAVKTFTNNGFAGLIELMVGFLPDGTINKVVVISHKETPGLGDKIEPQKSEFSLQFEGKNPESFKLMVKKDGGDVDAITASTISSRAYCDALTRAYNEFKKGGKQ; encoded by the coding sequence ATGGCTAAGGTAGAATCAAGTTTTAAGAACATGGCCTTGACCCTGCTGGTTATTACAGCCGTTGCATCAGCAGCACTTGGCCTTGTTTATCAGGTAACCAAGGAACCTATAGAACTCGCACAGCAAGCAAAAATAAATAATGCGATAAAAGCAGTCCTACCAGCGTTTGATAATCAACCTGCTAATGAATCTTATACCGTTCGAGTAGATGGGGGTGAACTAACCTTTTATCCCGCTACTAAAAATGGAGAGCAGGTTGGAGTTGCTGTAAAAACATTTACAAATAATGGTTTTGCTGGTCTTATTGAGCTGATGGTTGGTTTTCTTCCTGATGGAACGATTAATAAAGTAGTCGTAATCTCGCATAAGGAAACCCCAGGACTTGGCGATAAGATTGAACCCCAGAAATCTGAATTTAGCCTTCAGTTCGAAGGGAAAAACCCTGAATCTTTTAAACTTATGGTAAAAAAGGACGGTGGCGATGTTGATGCTATAACAGCTTCCACCATCTCTTCTCGTGCTTATTGCGATGCACTAACTCGAGCCTATAACGAATTTAAGAAAGGAGGTAAGCAATGA
- the rsxE gene encoding electron transport complex subunit RsxE → MSKIAQLTKGILKENPIFVLVLGMCPTLATTSSAFNGMGMGLATTFVLVGSNVVISAIAKLIPDKVRIPSYIVVIATFVTIVDLVMQAYAPGLYANLGIFIPLIVVNCIVLGRAEAFANKNTVSDSFLDGLGMGIGFTFALTLLGGVREILGNFSLFGFQIIPKLPPWPEHWFFHSPILVFILAPGAFIALAYLIAIFNRFKK, encoded by the coding sequence ATGAGTAAGATTGCCCAACTTACAAAAGGGATACTGAAGGAGAACCCCATATTTGTTTTGGTTCTTGGTATGTGCCCAACCCTCGCTACTACATCTTCAGCATTTAATGGTATGGGTATGGGGCTTGCAACCACATTCGTTTTAGTTGGCTCAAATGTTGTTATCTCCGCCATAGCAAAGCTGATTCCCGATAAAGTTCGAATACCTTCATATATTGTTGTAATTGCAACATTTGTTACAATAGTTGACCTGGTTATGCAGGCATATGCACCGGGACTATATGCTAACCTGGGCATTTTTATCCCCCTGATTGTGGTTAACTGTATTGTACTCGGACGGGCCGAGGCTTTTGCCAATAAAAATACCGTTTCTGATTCGTTCCTCGATGGATTAGGTATGGGTATTGGTTTTACCTTTGCGCTAACCCTTCTTGGCGGTGTACGTGAGATACTCGGTAATTTCTCACTGTTCGGCTTTCAGATTATTCCCAAATTGCCACCCTGGCCGGAGCATTGGTTCTTTCATAGCCCAATTCTAGTTTTTATCTTGGCACCAGGTGCATTTATTGCTCTTGCCTATCTGATAGCTATTTTTAATAGGTTTAAAAAGTAG
- the rsxA gene encoding electron transport complex subunit RsxA: MEYIIIIIAAIFVNNVVLAQFLGICPFLGVSTKINTSIGMSGAVTFVMVLATIVTFLLQHYVLNPLGIGFMQTIVFILVIASLVQMVEIILKKVSPALYQALGIFLPLITTNCAVLGVAILVIKKNYNLLEGVVFAGASAIGFGLALVILAGIREHLDLANVPKGMKGVPIALLTAGILALAFMGFAGIVK; the protein is encoded by the coding sequence ATGGAATACATAATAATTATAATTGCTGCTATTTTTGTTAACAACGTCGTTCTGGCTCAATTTCTGGGCATTTGCCCTTTTCTTGGGGTATCAACAAAGATTAACACCTCGATAGGTATGTCCGGTGCCGTAACCTTTGTGATGGTTCTTGCAACAATAGTTACCTTTCTCCTTCAGCATTATGTGCTTAACCCTTTAGGAATAGGCTTTATGCAAACTATCGTTTTTATTCTGGTAATTGCATCGCTTGTTCAAATGGTTGAAATAATCCTCAAAAAGGTTAGCCCTGCACTTTACCAGGCTCTGGGTATTTTTCTGCCTCTTATTACAACTAACTGTGCTGTACTTGGTGTGGCAATCCTTGTTATTAAGAAAAACTATAACCTGCTCGAAGGTGTTGTGTTTGCAGGTGCAAGCGCCATAGGTTTTGGATTAGCTCTTGTTATTCTTGCTGGAATCCGTGAGCACCTCGATTTGGCTAACGTACCAAAAGGAATGAAAGGCGTACCTATTGCTTTGCTTACTGCTGGTATTCTTGCACTTGCTTTTATGGGATTCGCTGGTATTGTTAAGTAA
- a CDS encoding PKD domain-containing protein → MRYKKHFQLAIRGVTLVSLIAFIFTACEDDSYTYLFTDKSTPVSKFTPVINGFDVEFQNQSEHATTYFWDFGDGTTSTDTNAVHSYSQKNKYMVKLIASDNNGVTDTAVQEVAVGYPLASFTYVANKTTVTFTNTSINANSYSWDFGDGTTSTEENPTHTFPDGGTYTVALTASDGVDNNTFTQDVFVVAKYQPVIKSPSFEGSTSVYRNEETGWYWVGCSGSSSPTPPDGTNACKFGSAGNLIAQTFEVEANTDYILSYYWVTKAGGTIGIKIKVTDGTDHNVILYEGQTGVTPNASEYQSGSFEFNSGSSTSVRLWFEYGDVESRLDMITIK, encoded by the coding sequence ATGAGATACAAAAAGCATTTTCAGTTAGCTATCAGGGGTGTTACATTAGTATCCTTGATAGCATTCATCTTTACAGCCTGTGAGGATGATTCTTACACTTATCTTTTTACTGATAAAAGTACTCCTGTAAGTAAGTTTACTCCGGTAATTAATGGTTTCGATGTAGAATTTCAAAACCAATCGGAGCACGCCACAACCTATTTTTGGGATTTTGGTGATGGGACAACATCAACCGACACCAATGCCGTTCATTCTTATAGTCAGAAAAATAAGTATATGGTTAAGCTTATTGCAAGCGATAACAACGGAGTAACAGATACCGCTGTACAGGAGGTGGCTGTAGGTTATCCATTGGCATCATTTACATATGTGGCAAATAAAACAACAGTTACTTTTACAAATACTTCTATTAATGCTAACAGCTATTCATGGGATTTTGGTGATGGAACAACCTCCACCGAAGAGAATCCAACTCACACGTTCCCCGATGGTGGTACCTATACTGTTGCATTAACTGCTAGCGATGGTGTTGATAACAATACTTTTACCCAGGATGTATTTGTGGTTGCTAAGTATCAGCCAGTCATAAAAAGCCCAAGTTTTGAAGGGTCTACAAGTGTGTATCGTAACGAGGAAACTGGTTGGTACTGGGTAGGATGCAGTGGTAGTAGTTCTCCCACACCTCCAGATGGAACTAATGCTTGTAAATTTGGATCTGCTGGAAATTTAATTGCTCAAACATTTGAGGTTGAAGCTAATACCGATTATATTCTTAGCTACTATTGGGTAACTAAAGCTGGTGGTACTATTGGAATTAAAATAAAAGTTACCGATGGTACAGATCATAACGTAATCTTATACGAAGGCCAAACCGGAGTAACTCCAAATGCTTCTGAGTATCAATCTGGCTCATTTGAGTTTAACTCAGGAAGTTCAACTAGTGTTCGCTTATGGTTTGAGTATGGCGATGTTGAGTCTCGACTCGATATGATTACTATTAAGTAG
- a CDS encoding FadR/GntR family transcriptional regulator, giving the protein MDILESLKTIEVESPVNQIIKQIRSLIITGKLKPGDKLPSERKLSESLGIGRTYVRDAIKKLEFYGILKTMPQSGTVVAGIDISAMEGLISNVIHLHDNDFFHLVETRVLLEVFACSQAALRRTDGNILELKTALSDHKKRVEAGLPGVKEDLNFHIKIAEASQNMVVKSMLLILIPDIIEIYRKLNVCGEGRFYQSFNQHEEILNCIINRDPQGAETKMREHLKHVYEFSKSYKQELR; this is encoded by the coding sequence ATGGATATTCTGGAAAGTTTAAAAACAATTGAGGTTGAAAGTCCTGTAAACCAGATAATCAAACAAATAAGAAGTTTGATTATAACAGGAAAACTAAAACCTGGAGATAAGTTGCCGTCCGAACGTAAACTTTCTGAATCGCTTGGAATTGGGAGAACTTATGTAAGAGATGCCATTAAAAAGTTAGAATTCTACGGCATTCTTAAAACAATGCCTCAAAGTGGAACTGTTGTTGCAGGTATCGATATTTCTGCCATGGAGGGTTTGATCTCTAACGTAATTCACCTTCATGATAACGACTTTTTCCATCTTGTTGAGACTCGCGTCTTGCTTGAGGTTTTTGCTTGCTCTCAAGCAGCTCTAAGAAGAACTGACGGAAATATTCTTGAACTCAAAACAGCGTTGTCCGATCATAAGAAAAGAGTTGAGGCAGGACTCCCAGGTGTAAAGGAAGACCTTAACTTCCATATCAAAATAGCCGAAGCTAGCCAGAATATGGTTGTTAAGTCGATGTTGCTAATTCTTATACCTGATATTATTGAAATTTACCGTAAACTCAATGTTTGTGGTGAGGGTCGATTTTATCAGTCATTTAATCAGCACGAGGAGATTCTTAATTGCATTATTAACCGAGATCCTCAAGGTGCCGAAACTAAAATGCGTGAGCATTTAAAACATGTATACGAATTTAGCAAGTCCTACAAGCAAGAATTACGTTAA